A part of Miscanthus floridulus cultivar M001 chromosome 6, ASM1932011v1, whole genome shotgun sequence genomic DNA contains:
- the LOC136457030 gene encoding uncharacterized protein, producing MALAPDANSQELDGRALYTIGRGMKHGRVPIGDGVVDKAIVLAHSKSVSVRPPDLDHYESVLQENAQLKTNNDILAEENRIHRELFKSVFDRIGVEPPAELLQRLQDLDACHHQATGSHGGSHSVDERRSNDNADDEDDDDDYSYHESDDDDCSYHQGNIMSSTPMKTMMMTTLRTMMTMAVLKMVMIVAPPKANGMWTFFWVYACRQTNSNNSK from the exons ATGGCATTAGCTCCAGATGCAAATTCACAAGAACTGGACGGAAGAGCATTGTACACTATAGGACGTGGCATGAAGCATGGCCGCGTTCCAATAGGTGATGGTGTTGTGGATAAGGCAATTGTTCTAGCACATTCCAAATCTGTATCTGTTAGGCCACCAGATCTTGATCATTATGAAAGTGTGCTACAAGAAAATGCACAATTGAAAACGAATAATGACATACTCGCTGAGGAAAATAGAATCCATCGCGAGCTATTCAAG AGTGTGTTTGATCGGATAGGTGTAGAACCACCTGCTGAACTGCTTCAACGTCTACAAGACCTTGATGCCTGTCATCATCAG GCTACTGGGTCACATGGAGGCTCTCATTCTGTTGATGAAAGGCGCAGCAATGACAACGCTGATGACGAAGACGACGATGATGACTACAGCTACCATgaaagcgatgatgatgactgtAGCTACCATCAAGGCAACATCATGTCTAGTACTCCAatgaagacgatgatgatgaccacaTTGAGGACAATGATGACGATGGCTGTCTTGAAGATGGTGATGATAGTAGCTCCTCCCAAAGCCAATGGGATGTGGACTTTCTTTTGGGTTTATGCATGCAGACAAACTAATTCCAACAACTCCAAGTGA